A region from the Lycium barbarum isolate Lr01 chromosome 8, ASM1917538v2, whole genome shotgun sequence genome encodes:
- the LOC132606259 gene encoding F-box/LRR-repeat protein At5g63520-like isoform X1, with protein MLSTGISPIGPTYKAVYVKAIPNKYCTRLMGTTEAIDLNLAGQTILDQIYDELGDHTHSQTLYVGVTKIRKCTFRHEKEGWINVHEFHEVLRGDYRYLYVHGDGIMSYDSFWFYHANSDLARASCNNVSNNMRCLKQDLNQLTDDNTNSNGIGMHKKSVFGGMMFACYGRGKLFFGEPNVDASPFLENFPGVTFSGTYCNGEIANGDLSSYEKWSKEHSSIRCSLHENSTVYLVMSYTPALRQH; from the exons ATGTTATCCACTGGCATTTCGCCGATTGGACCTACATACAAAGCTGTATATGTTAAGGCGATACCTAATAAGTATTGTACTCGGCTCATGGGGACAACAGAAGCAATTGACTTGAATCTGGCTGGTCAGACTATTTTAGATCAGATTTATGATGAG CTGGGAGATCATACCCATTCTCAAACTCTCTATGTTGGAGTTACAAAGATAAGGAAATGCACTTTTCGGCATGAAAAAGAAGGCTGGATAAATGTGCATGAATTCCATGAGGTTTTAAG AGGTGATTACAGGTATCTCTACGTCCATGGTGATGGTATCATGAGTTATGACTCCTTCTGGTTTTACCATGCAAATTCTGATTTGGCGCGTGCTTCTTGCAACAATGTTTCAAACAACATGAGATGTCTGAAGCAGGATCTAAACCAGCTAACTGATGATAATACTAATAGCAATGGCATAGGTATGCATAAGAAGTCTGTTTTTGGTGGTATGATGTTCGCCTGCTATGGTCGTGGCAAGTTGTTTTTCGGTGAACCTAATGTAGATGCCTCACCTTTCTTGGAGAACTTCCCTGGGGTTACCTTCTCAGGAACCTATTGTAACGGAGAAATTGCAAATGGAGATTTAAGCTCATACGAAAAGTGGTCTAAAGAACACAGCTCTATACGTTGCAGTTTGCACGAAAATAGCACTGTCTACCTGGTTATGTCATATACTCCTGCATTGCGACAGCATTAG
- the LOC132606259 gene encoding F-box/LRR-repeat protein At5g63520-like isoform X2 translates to MLSTGISPIGPTYKAVYVKAIPNKYCTRLMGTTEAIDLNLAGQTILDQIYDELGDHTHSQTLYVGVTKIRKCTFRHEKEGWINVHEFHEVLRYLYVHGDGIMSYDSFWFYHANSDLARASCNNVSNNMRCLKQDLNQLTDDNTNSNGIGMHKKSVFGGMMFACYGRGKLFFGEPNVDASPFLENFPGVTFSGTYCNGEIANGDLSSYEKWSKEHSSIRCSLHENSTVYLVMSYTPALRQH, encoded by the exons ATGTTATCCACTGGCATTTCGCCGATTGGACCTACATACAAAGCTGTATATGTTAAGGCGATACCTAATAAGTATTGTACTCGGCTCATGGGGACAACAGAAGCAATTGACTTGAATCTGGCTGGTCAGACTATTTTAGATCAGATTTATGATGAG CTGGGAGATCATACCCATTCTCAAACTCTCTATGTTGGAGTTACAAAGATAAGGAAATGCACTTTTCGGCATGAAAAAGAAGGCTGGATAAATGTGCATGAATTCCATGAGGTTTTAAG GTATCTCTACGTCCATGGTGATGGTATCATGAGTTATGACTCCTTCTGGTTTTACCATGCAAATTCTGATTTGGCGCGTGCTTCTTGCAACAATGTTTCAAACAACATGAGATGTCTGAAGCAGGATCTAAACCAGCTAACTGATGATAATACTAATAGCAATGGCATAGGTATGCATAAGAAGTCTGTTTTTGGTGGTATGATGTTCGCCTGCTATGGTCGTGGCAAGTTGTTTTTCGGTGAACCTAATGTAGATGCCTCACCTTTCTTGGAGAACTTCCCTGGGGTTACCTTCTCAGGAACCTATTGTAACGGAGAAATTGCAAATGGAGATTTAAGCTCATACGAAAAGTGGTCTAAAGAACACAGCTCTATACGTTGCAGTTTGCACGAAAATAGCACTGTCTACCTGGTTATGTCATATACTCCTGCATTGCGACAGCATTAG